In Piliocolobus tephrosceles isolate RC106 chromosome 4, ASM277652v3, whole genome shotgun sequence, the following are encoded in one genomic region:
- the HNRNPA0 gene encoding heterogeneous nuclear ribonucleoprotein A0: MENSQLCKLFIGGLNVQTSESGLRGHFEAFGTLTDCVVVVNPQTKRSRCFGFVTYSNVEEADAAMAASPHAVDGNTVELKRAVSREDSARPGAHAKVKKLFVGGLKGDVAEGDLIEHFSQFGTVEKAEIIADKQSGKKRGFGFVYFQNHDAADKAAVVKFHPIQGHRVEVKKAVPKEDIYSGGGGGGSRSSRGGRGGRGRGGGRDQNGLSKGGGGGYNSYGGYGGGGGGGYNAYGGGGGGSSYGGSDYGNGFGGFGSYSQHQSSYGPMKSGGGGGGSSWGGRSNSGPYRGGYGGGGGYGGSSF; this comes from the coding sequence ATGGAGAATTCCCAGTTGTGTAAGCTGTTCATCGGCGGCCTCAATGTGCAGACGAGTGAGTCGGGCCTGCGCGGCCACTTTGAGGCCTTTGGGACTCTGACGGACTGCGTGGTGGTGGTGAATCCCCAGACCAAGCGCTCCCGTTGCTTTGGCTTCGTGACCTACTCCAATGTGGAGGAGGCCGACGCCGCCATGGCCGCCTCGCCCCATGCCGTGGACGGCAACACTGTGGAGCTGAAGCGGGCGGTGTCCCGGGAGGATTCGGCGCGGCCCGGTGCCCACGCCAAGGTTAAGAAGCTCTTTGTCGGGGGCCTTAAGGGAGACGTGGCTGAGGGCGACCTGATCGAGCACTTCTCGCAGTTTGGCACCGTGGAAAAGGCCGAGATTATTGCCGACAAGCAGTCCGGCAAGAAGCGTGGATTCGGCTTCGTGTATTTTCAGAATCACGACGCGGCAGACAAGGCCGCGGTGGTCAAGTTCCATCCGATTCAGGGCCATCGCGTGGAGGTGAAGAAGGCAGTCCCCAAGGAGGATATCTACTCCGGTGGGGGTGGAGGCGGCTCCCGATCCTCCCGGGGCGGCCGAGGCGGCCGGGGGCGCGGCGGTGGTCGAGACCAGAACGGCCTTTCCAAGGGCGGCGGCGGCGGTTACAACAGCTACGGTGGTtacggcggcggcggtggcggcggctaCAATGCTTacggaggcggcggcggcggttcGTCGTACGGTGGGAGCGACTACGGTAACGGCTTCGGCGGCTTCGGCAGCTACAGTCAGCATCAGTCCTCCTATGGGCCCATGaagagcggcggcggcggcggaggcaGCAGCTGGGGCGGTCGCAGTAATAGTGGACCTTACAGAGGCGGCTATGGAGGTGGGGGTGGCTATGGAGGGAGCTccttctaa